The Coccinella septempunctata chromosome 9, icCocSept1.1, whole genome shotgun sequence genomic interval GCATTTTTAGTTATGCAAAAAATTTTCTCAACATTGATTCATTTTTCTCAGATAATTATATCATACCAGAAGGAACGTCGCTGCTTTATTGCATATTCGCAACGCATCGAAGCCCGAAAAATTGGAAGGATCCACTCAAGTTTAACCCCTACAGATTTTCGCCAGAAGAATCAGCCAAAATGCATCCTTATTCTTATATGCCCTTCATGAAAGGTCCAAGGACATGCATAGGTAGGTTTGCAAAATAGTTCTTCCTTATTGAAATATTATAGGATATGGGAGACAAACACCCGATCTCATCTTGAAGTAGAGTTTGAAGAAAATGGTGAATATGATAATTAACTCATTTGTCCGTTCAAAAGGTAGGTTCTAGTTATCGTTATTCGTTAACGAAGAGTGAAATAATATTCATGAACGAGGAGAAAAAGTCCTTTTGTCCCATAACCTTTATTAGGTGTTAATAAcgtctatacttcattcacttttattttagcagtcggttggccatggaaatttgacacatttcactcacCCCACacatgtggggttatgaagcttgtcaaaacatttttgggttttaaatcaacgctatgttgcccgttctacgtaaaagtttctgttactacgtagtttatcacaatgtcgaatctcttcggaaaatatgtgacgaacataattgaagtttatacaaactgattgaaggcataccaaatccagttatttgcatggaaaatacaagagatcagtataatatcattatatgcactagcttaaggagagttaatgttcgttatcttctttggctaacatcatttgtagatttcaaaaatattaacccgaagatgaaatgcctatgatgcagtggttgggaatgggtatatcccgaaggaattaacagataattacaaaaatgttaaatttttcaacaaaaatcatcttgcatcaatataagtaaaagggattgaaggaagtttcaagttaagatgaacttcacctttgaacaaaaacttcacatgaataagcaattaacaggacaactggcgcgtatttgtggctattcatctggatacattgatacaattataataattagatatttattggtaccttaagacatttacaatgtataggacaagtcaaatgaaaaatagaaaaatccattttaagaaacttattctccgatgacatttatcgaaaatcctgtaataaacttttcgcattaattcacacaaacataaaattctcaaatgccaccacttttttgggtctcccaatagaaggaaattctttgtcatcctcttcattcacaatctttctgattgtggaaatatccagctgaaatataagtcgtttagattcagatgaaacattatataaattctcttacattgaatatgttcgctaccgtctgacgtattgtgggttttagaatatcagggaataactatttgaatgagcggacctgaattctaaatagcacttcctgaaactctgtctcttttttcaatcactttcggcattttcgtaataaaaagtgatattagttgtggcaacggcgttatgacattaacgacatttcatgagtgccaacctaacttcgttctagttacaaaaacttgagaaaattatttcatggccaaccgactgctaaagtaaatttgaatgaagtatatacaTAGTTTCGAGACTCTTTAAAACAATCTCATTTTCAAGTCATGAAAAGATACAAGCTACAAAGCTGAAatactgaaagaatttttgtcAGTCAAGAAGACTGTGGTTAATAAGACTTTCTAGATCCTGATGATTCACGCCTTGGACGTCCTTCCACGTCAAAAACAGATGACAACATCGAAAAAATCGGAGTATCAATTATTGGGGTGAACGTACACGATTGGGACGTTGACGTCGTGAGCGTGTAGATTTCTGGAATATGCGATTGTGCAATTCAACGAATGCTGCAATAGAGTGAAGGAAATGCCTGTTTGTAATATTGAAAAAGATATTTACAACAACAATTTATCAATGAAGTatttttgaatcaattgaaCTACATAAATTGCTCTGATTTGAAACAATTCTCTTTGCAATAATGAATTTAGTGAAATCACAATGTTCGAAGAACCTAAGAAAGGTACAAATTCGATCGGCGAACAATGAGCACGTGAACAATTTGAAGactaagacagctgtttaccaagcagtggtcctcccaacgcttctttacggaagcgaaagctggacgccctacaggcgacatattaaacagcttgaacaaacgtaacaacgtcatctaagacatatAATGCACATCAAGATGGTTCCATacagtttcgaatgcagaagtcttgcaacgcgtgagttgtacaacaattgacgCTTAGGCTTAGTACATATGAGGGCGTTAGACGCCGCGTTGAGCGCGCGTTTTCAGATTTTACTTCGACCGTCGCGTTTGCAGCGCGCTTCGAGTTACTAGACTGGGCATTGAAGCGTACACATGTACGCGCGCTCAACGCGGCGTCTAACGCTCTCATGTGTACATTaggactcaagtaacgagggcccgactcagattgagcggccacattctgaggatgcaagacacaagactccccaaaataggtCTGTATAGCGagttcacagagggagcccggaaaccaggaggccagtataagcggtttaaggatacactacatcaatacCTAAAATCAATTGATGcgaatcataactgggaacaactagcgttagacaggtcacagtggaggtctttggtatacagttataatggagattcaagaaggatacagcggcggccagcctggttggtgactatccatgcccggagtgtggaaggatctttaggtcacggttgggtctcttcagtcacagaagggcacacagtcgcaattatccctaagaaattataagttcgACCTCACCGATAGTCTagttttttgagtctttttgtagatttattcccggtaacgggatccagcaatgaatgaatgaacaccATCTGCGAATGGGATTGTTTCTTTCTAAACCTTTTGTTCTCTGCAAAAACCCTCTATAAATGAGGACTGAAGCTTTCCAGCTGAAAAGGATGTGTATAATGTATGTCGATGATGTGCGCCTGAAAATAATTCTTTGCTTTTGCTGTGTAATTTTCTAACTGAACTATCAATTTAGGGTTTTGTTTGTGATTGTTGTTGTAATATAAAAACTATATTCAACTGTTCAAATACCTTACAGACCTACGtcagaaatggggagaaaataCATATAAGGCGAGTGGAAAGTTTCTATTGATAAATGATTCAACGGTTTCAGTATCCAGTATCCCAATGTTAAAGTAGATGATCAATGTTTTCGTGATATGTTATCCTTTTGTGCGAAACAGATAGTATTAaaagaaaaacagaaaatgGATGATCCAAGAAGACAACACCAGaattaatattcaataataaaatttaaaatatgACGATTGAAGCTAGATGACCTTCTCTTCCGGATTCATCTCATATGGACTCTCCGTTGGCATATGTCACACTATTTTGAAAGaagaaatcattttttattgagACATTTCTTCATTCTCAAATAATtagtgtgatattgtgaaaaCTATGCTTGATTAAGAATATGGTGTGATGAagatccatttttttttatgaaaaatgcaCCCTCGTCTTAGAGAAATTCTTtcgttttgaataattttcatttaattttaattCTTGAGAAGAAATTCGGttttcaattcaggattccgacatcgttcgaaACTGTAAACAgtccgtaccgtttttattccgtttatTCCTTTTATCCCCCGGCcgatataaaatcagatgtgccccgacTGGTCAATTAGTTGGTATAATTCGTCGATTGAGTTGAATTCGTATGATTCGCCACCTGGGACCGTGTAGAGACTATTCTAgacgtatttttttttatatatagcagggggaatctgcgaccgtgaaaacacggggctctatctctcgcccagaggaacccatttctagggaatactgtggggttactcactctcctgagttcgcgacccactaaacctaacctgctttacattggttccgggcattgccTAAAAACCATTTATGCCTTGATCGGTTAAgctcttcttgcacattgtcgtgctagggtgctcatgttcgtccatttcggatatatCTTCTTAGTGTAGTTTCAATAAGTTTTCGTAcacattttaatctctcctcaattgatctcgcggtctccttttgtaaattctcattcttcctctgtctttctccggatcgtagtccattagtctcctgagttcttcgtttggatgttccttcgctgtttcgaataacttttcagctttcctcttcataaattcggtgatggtttcccacttcaaatctcgatatatctgtttgttcctgacaaaccaaggcgcatctatggcacatcgtagtagcttgtatTCTGTGTATTGcgtgaattctttgtatatggctctttgccgcgaatccccaaagCACCTGatcataagtcagttgcggtctagccacggctttgattattttcaattttgtctcatttgacatgtggctctttctatctatcagcgggtagagcatattcatcgctgccttggttttgtcaacagcttgtttgatatggcttctccaagttagacctttgtctacggtaatacctaaatatttcgcttcgtttttctactcgatttcttctccatctacctctagatttgttgtagttctcagtttcctcttctgcagtaatatcgcttggctcttttgtccgttgagctttattttccatttaatacaccaatcatttattttatctatagcttcttgtaattttctaGACTTAATTCATGGTTACTTGGGGAACAATGCCACCGAGTATTAGACGAATCGGATCCTCAAATTGCATATAGTACTTTTGTTCCTTTGCTTAGCGAATACTTCTTATACGAGAACTGCCAGACGGAAATCACTTGTGAAAAAGCAACCTTGGATCACTACGGGGTTGATAACATCAATAAAGCGCAGAGACTGGATGAGGTCTACAATGAAAAACCAGCAAAGCTTCACAAGACCGTCAGAGATTTGCTGAATAccgaaatatgttgaataaaTTGATCAGagaaactacagaccgataagtctgtTGTCGGCACTAGAAACAATAGGTATTCGAAAGAGTTATAGCCAAGAGGCTAGCTGAAGAAACTACTGAAGAACTGAACTGAAGAAACCTCATATCTGCAGagcagttcggattcagaacaGATAATTCAACAAAGCAACAATTACtaagactcacagaatacaaaaTAGTGGGGTTCCAAAATAAGCAATCTACAGGTCTCGTTTTAAGAGAcgtcgacagagtatggcatgaaggattaatacataaaatgagatgtgctggatatttgATCAAACTGTGCGAGTTTAGCAGTAATTATCTGAAAACTAAAAGTTTTTATGTGAAAGTGGAAAGAGAATGCTCCACAATAAGAGATAGGGAGGCTGGAGtgccccaagggtcagtacttgggccacagctctacaacatatacattcacgatatacTGAAGAACCGCAACCAAGAAGTCATGGAAGGAATGATAGAAGACGCGGTTGACGAAAAAATTCTTAATgtataaagtggaaaatcaagtttAATGTGCAAAAGTGCCAATCTACGAGTAAAATACTTTAGGAGAGCTGAATTGCTACTCACAACTCATCGATTGGAAAATGAAGCTAAATATCTAGGTAAAACGCAAGCTATCGACCAAAGGAAAGCAgcaatgaatagactctaccccaTGATAGGGCGAAGAAGCCGCATGACGAAAGAAACAAACTTAAAAATAATTTAAGCCGTTGCTAGCCCTCAACTGGCTTATGAATCAGTTGCGTAGGGATTAGCGACAAAGAACCATATCAAAAAAAACTCAGGCCACTGGAAACAAGCTgttacgatgtgcaatagatgcaccttggtttgtgaGAAATAGACCGATCTATCGGGACTCAAATGGGAAATCATTACCAAATTTATGGAGAggaaagcagagaaattatttgaaacagcCAAAAATCAtacgaatcaagaactcaggagactagtggactacaaCCCAGAGGAAGACACAATGCGAATATACAGAAGGAGAACAAGACATCAATTGACGAGAGATTGAAATAAAACAGAAACTTATTAACACAATCCAATGAATtgttagaggataaacacaaaTTGTGCGATTATTTAGAGGCGAATGTCCGGTACCAATCAAGAAGCAGTTtcgggtttttagtgggtctcgagctcaggagagtgagaatccccacaccaCCCTGTCAGAAGAGGTGTGTGAATCCCGATTGAACATCgtaggctccccaactatatgctctgaatttgaacaTTTACTATTCTCAAATACTTTTTTAgataatattcatatatttcagTTCTATCATTGGACCCACATACATTTTTGGACCAGCTGCGTTTGGAGTTTCAAGGagtactgggatgtcaatcgtTCTTGAATGGTCTTCACTATTTTCGAGTTAGATTCAATCTTGATTCCGGCGAGGGGCGTAAAAGGCTTGAGAAAGTACTTTTCTTTACATTCCAATTCAGTATAAGAAAGCAATGAAGGAAAAGttcgttttcatttcaacatcaatTTATTatatcgtttaattgaattttattgcTTTTGTAAAGTGTGTTCTAAAGTcacgattgtttttttttctgggttGCCTAAAGTTATATggtatttcaatttcaataaaagaCCTTTATCTGATACATTGCCGAACGCTGGAGCCTTGAACTGGTTATTTTTCTCACTTTGTGTGTTCGATTCCGATAGGTAATGTTGGCCTGCGGTACCTTTTGTCGTTTTTGACTAATTCTGCGTTAGGCGCCATTTTGTAGAGGAATTCGGATGCTGCTGCGAAATTAGGCAATTTTCTTTGGATATTGTATCGCTGAGAATGACAGATAATCACAGATCATTTTGGCTGTTTGGCAGAAAAAATTGTGTTGAGAAAagtattctatttttcaaattcgaaTTGAATATCAACAATAATTGTATTTTATACCTTATGTTTGTTCAATTCAGTTTATATTTTATCAGAATTGGCTCATAGATGATAGCTGAATAGGTTCAGGaccttaatgaaaaaaataattactaTTTTACATAATTTAAAGACacgattcttttttttttcaggtcagAAATATTCTTTTATGGTAATGAAAGTGATGTTGACCAAAGCTATCAGAAGATTCCAATTCAATACAGAGTACAGAAGCGTAGAAGAGGTAGAACTGAAATTGAATTTGGCGATTAGGCCAAAGCACGGTTTTAAATTAACTTTGAAACGTAGGGTATAAACCACTGGCATTTTTTGTAAAATATGATTTATACAATATCGcagtttttttattcaacacCTCATATGATATATCCTGAAATCCTTTTAAGCAGAACATTATTCGGCGTCTACAGAAAATTATacagaatattattttcaaacagAATGTTAACAAAAAAATAAGGTAATGCAAAATTTTCGCTAGGTGAGgtccgcaaaaaaaaatgaagacaaAAATTGTTGGGCTATTTTCATAATTTGATTGTTCTTTTTCATCTACCGTTTCAGCCACCATATGCAAGCCATCTTAAGAGAGGAGGTATTTCATTTTCTATCGAATAGATGAACTTTTCAGTAAATCAATTTAGAAGTACCTGATTGAAAAATGCATTTGCAGAATATTTTTCAGGTGTTTTTGAGGATCTTTGTAAACCAGTAATTTAAAATGgcaatataagtaaaaataaGGACATTGATATTCTATTAATGAAATCCTCCATTAGTGTGAACAGTATTTAGAAGAGGCAAAGAAAACACACTAAACTAATTTTTATATAATTctcttggcgatcgatttcggcatctatgccatcatcaggccagctgaaatacaTATAAACATATATTCAAACAGAATTCACATGGATAAGTTGTTAGACATGACATAACAATTTACAAGTTAACAGGGAGAACGTGAGTGACCTCGAACATGGACCTAccgtcaaaatatgaagaatcgtTGCAATAAGTGTCATACGGGTATTATAAAAAGGTTTTCATCAAAATCCGTTGTCTAATGTTAGTTTATCTATCAAGAAGTACCAGAACCATCAAATTTCCACTTCAAACTCCAACAGAAAAGCATGTGTATCGCTATATGAGGTTAAACGAATGGACCGGAAATACTAGGTGACAATTCGTTGTCAGAGTCATAACACCACAGAGTATGGTCATATCATTGGTATAGGATATGGTGTTATTTTTCTTATGTTGGAAATGTCTCTTATAAATACTTAAATATATGCCTCCCAGAAAATTCTGAGATGTCATTTAGAAGGTGCATATTATCCTTGTTTTTGAGGATCTCATACTGTTCGAGGAGAACTAGTTTATTATAGTTGTTTTCTTTTCGTATCAGTGACAGATTTTCTATTGTGGTCCCATGTTTACATTCGATTAAATGGTTCCCAAAAGCTGATTTAGGCCTGTTTTTTATATGTTCATTGAACCTTACTTTGGCAGCACGAGTTGTCATGCCTATATAAAAGGCTTGACAATCGTTACAAGTTATCTTGTATATACCACTATGATATTCACTACTAAGTTTGGATTTGTTATTAGTTAAGATATTCTCTAGGGTTGGATGACGTTTGTTGACAATTAAATAGTCATGTTTTCTCAGAATGGAATTCAGTCTATCACTGAACTCTTTAAAGAAtggttgcgactgtgtgccctcctgtgactaaaagtcgcaactagcactaagaagttacaagtctgttcgaattttttttttttcttcttctttttgtagatttattcccggtaacgggatacagcaatgaatgaatgaataaagaatGGTATGGAGATGTAATTTTGTCTGATACAAATGTGGGGGTAGATTTTTTTGAGGAGTATTTTCTTCTTTATAGatctcaaaatattctcaacatAATATCTGGGAAAGTCATTAGATTCAGCGATCTTAAATATTGTCGTCAATTCTCTGTCAAAATCATTTTTGGACAGTGGAATACTCAGAAGTCTGTGGAAAAGAAACATAAAAGCGGAGTTTTTTATAGGGGTTGAATGATATGATCTGTAAGGGATGATAACGTCTGTCTCGGTTGACTTACGGAAAATATCGTATGTGAAAGTGTTATGCTCCGTTAAAGTAACTTTCAGAtctaaaaaatttaatgaattattttgcgctttttctatggtgaatttaatcttaaattttatatttaatgtGTTGAAGAAAGCTCTTAATTCTTCTTCAGTTCCGGCCCATACGCAAAAAACATCATCGACGTATCTCTTCCATAGTATTATATATTGAGCTAAAGGTAAAAGCATAACCAATTTTTCCACAAAGTTAAGGTAAATTTCTGACATTGGGCCACTAAATGGAGATCCCATTGGTACACCGTCTTTCATTACATACACCTTatcattaaaaatgaaaaaattttgttcagaaGCAATTCTGGCTAGAGCCATGATATTTTCTATATCTGTTGCATCTAAATTAAAATCATTGTTGGCTTCAAGATAATCTTTCAGCTGTTTATACAAAATTGCAAGTGTATCCTCAACTgggatattattatataaattaacTATATCGAATGAAATCAGAAGGTATCGTTTATGGGGGTTCAGCTTGAGAGAATTCAGATCTTTTATGAGTTCTTGTGAGTTTTTAATGGAGCATTGTGATCTCATCTTAAATACTCCATTAATCAACTTGTTTAGGAATTTGGATACTTTATGAGTGGGCGAGCCTATTGCCGAGGTGATGGGTCTGATACTTCTTTCAGGCTTGTGTAGTTTTATTAAGCTATAAAGTTTAGGTGTTTGTGGATTTCTTTCTTTAATACTGAATATTGTCTCTCCAAATTTATGCAAGGTTGGGAGTGAGGTTTTTATGATGTTATTAACcttgtttgaaaattttatcaagGGGTTGTTTTTAATCTCTAAAATGTTATTGTCATTGAAAAAAGTAAGAGTTTTCTCTATATATAGATgtttcttcagaataaccaATCCTGCGTTTTTATCGGCTTTTGTTATTATTAGATCATTAATTGATACCTTCTCGCGTATGTTTTTTATACTTCCACGTAATTTTTTATTAATGTCAATTTGTTCTCGGTCACTCACCTTTACCCGTTTTTCTCTAAAACACTTTAAAGTATGAAGAACTCCGTCAGCTAAAGTGTCGAAGCTTGGATCTCTTCTAATTTGCAGCTCAATATCAATAGCCATCTCATGGATGTCGAATGATTTAGGGATTGGAGCAAATTTATGTCTGACGTCATCGTCGCAATTTGACATTGCTCTATGACTGCCTGTTTCCAAACAAACCATTATTGGTGTGTATTCTGGCGTAAGGTGATCCGTTTGGCATTATAAAAAGATAAGCAGGAATAAGTTAAATATTTTGCAAGTTTTTGATGAATCTCCTTTGAAGGAACTTCAAATTGAATACAATTTCTTTGAAGTTCTGGTACATATTTCTGCAATAATTCaaacgaaaaagatttgaaggtTAAGTCTCGTGTTTTTGTGAGAGAGATTTTAAAATGGTTATGTGCTTTGCTCCTGACTGCAACCACTATAGTGAGAGGAAAATATGTTCCTTCTTTCGTTTCCCAAAAGATCCAACTTTACACCGAAAATAGGTTTCACTAATCAGGTTTGAAATTTCTTTATTTAATAACTGGTAGTGTTGTTAAtggttttatttatttcagaCGGGAGGACAGAAGTCCGACACAATGGTCACTGATTTGTTCATGCCATTTTATAAATGGTGACAGAAACAATTTACCAAGCTTATTCAAGCACAACGAGAAAAAGCTCTTCACTTTTCAGTCTCCAGAAAGAAAAAAGAGAAGGTAATGTTCAAGAATATAACTGATAGCccaaattattcaatttattttaatATTACTCACAGAAATCTCTCCGAAACCAAGGAATCTCAAGAAGGGAGTGGAGAAGTAGAAGTTACAGTCACTGAAACAGGTGATCGGAATAAGAAATATTTTACTGATAGTTCACCAGTATGTGTTGACCCTTCCTTACCAGGGCCATCTAATGCAGGTGCAAGTGTTTCTACTGAGACCCAGCATGGAAAAATGCCAACATTTTCAGGACTGCAAGAAGCAGAActgtattttttgaaaaaagaaaatgaaacacTTAAAAGACAACTGCAGAATCTCTCAAACAGGTTTTCTTTTGAAGTTATAAAGGATGATAACAAACTTGTGAATATGTACACTGGATTGCCTACAGTGTATATATTTGATTGTCTGTATGATTTGTTCGAAAATTTGACACTGAATTATACCCAAGGGTGGACAGTAAGCATCATACCTAAAAAAGATCAGCTACTATTAACTTTAATGAAACTGAGATTAAACTTACTCCACAATGATTTGGCCTGTAGGTTTAATTGCAGCAAAGCAACTGTTTCAAATATTATATCAACATGGGTTCATGCTCTTCATGAAATTATATTTCTACAACTAATGGGAAGTATACCTTCCAGAATCAAGAACAAGCAGTGTATGCCAGCTTGTTTTAGTACATTTACTAATTGTCGGATTGTACTAGACTGTACCG includes:
- the LOC123321053 gene encoding uncharacterized protein LOC123321053: MFKNITDSPNYSIYFNITHRNLSETKESQEGSGEVEVTVTETGDRNKKYFTDSSPVCVDPSLPGPSNAGASVSTETQHGKMPTFSGLQEAELYFLKKENETLKRQLQNLSNRFSFEVIKDDNKLVNMYTGLPTVYIFDCLYDLFENLTLNYTQGWTVSIIPKKDQLLLTLMKLRLNLLHNDLACRFNCSKATVSNIISTWVHALHEIIFLQLMGSIPSRIKNKQCMPACFSTFTNCRIVLDCTEVKCIKPSSLEKQKSTYSSYKHQNTVKGLIGVAPNGVITFVSDLYAGSTSDKKIVEDCTI